A window of Cohnella herbarum contains these coding sequences:
- the ahrC gene encoding transcriptional regulator AhrC/ArgR, with protein sequence MKGPRQRKIRELISSREIETQEELVDALSMEGMQVTQATVSRDIKEMQLIKVPLEDGRYKYSMPQDQRFNPAHKLKRALLDHFVNADSADNLVVLKCLPGTAGTIAALIDGMDWPEIIGTIGGDDTTLLISKTKLEGENVLGRIYEMMQ encoded by the coding sequence ATGAAGGGACCACGGCAACGTAAAATAAGGGAATTAATCAGTTCGCGTGAAATCGAGACGCAAGAGGAGCTCGTGGACGCGCTTAGCATGGAAGGCATGCAAGTCACCCAAGCGACGGTGTCGCGCGACATTAAAGAAATGCAGTTGATCAAGGTTCCGCTTGAAGACGGAAGATATAAATATTCGATGCCGCAAGATCAACGATTCAATCCAGCTCATAAACTCAAGCGCGCATTGCTTGATCACTTCGTTAATGCCGACTCTGCCGATAATTTGGTCGTATTGAAATGCCTTCCGGGAACGGCCGGCACGATCGCGGCGCTGATCGATGGCATGGATTGGCCGGAAATCATCGGCACGATCGGCGGAGACGATACTACGCTGCTTATCAGCAAGACGAAGCTCGAAGGCGAGAACGTACTGGGACGTATTTACGAGATGATGCAATAA
- the recN gene encoding DNA repair protein RecN — translation MLRELSIHNLAVIENVSVTFHPGFHVLTGETGAGKSIVIDALTLTAGGRGSAEMIRHGCDRADIEAVFDLPRQHPVWETLQRLGIEADEEETLLIRRELLSHGKSSARINGQSVTLTMLREVGEHLVNIHGQHEHQSLLRIDKHLEWLDLFAAEEIQPEKSVYRKLYQQYQAVNKERRELEEKSRQGMQMLDLYRYQLEEIAAARLKAGEDESLADERRKLSHAEKLTDAVTEAYDLLYGTKGLAALSRALTKLQDIVKVDPATLQPLVEQLQSAYYGVEDSAYQLRDYKEGIEFNPARLAQIEQRLDLLHGLKRKYGETVEDILSYQTKIKAETDQLDNRDELLKELTEQEEALHKELQTSADKLSSIRRSASRDLSKQIEQELAHLQMERSVFEVKLGTAALTSTGADSAEFVLSTNPGEPPKPLAKIASGGEMSRVMLALKAIFAKIDKIPVLVFDEVDTGVSGRAAQAIAEKLSLLSRHCQVFAITHLPQVACMADHQYEIYKQVTSQDRTQTSVTELSEEQRVEELARMLGGVEVTEKTRHHAQEMLTLAEQRKNA, via the coding sequence ATGCTTCGGGAATTATCCATCCATAACTTGGCTGTTATCGAGAATGTATCCGTTACGTTTCACCCTGGTTTTCACGTGCTAACCGGCGAGACCGGTGCCGGTAAATCGATCGTTATCGATGCCTTGACTTTGACGGCTGGAGGCAGAGGATCTGCCGAAATGATTCGCCACGGCTGCGATCGCGCCGATATCGAGGCGGTATTCGATCTGCCGCGCCAACATCCCGTATGGGAGACGCTTCAACGTCTTGGCATCGAAGCGGACGAGGAAGAAACCTTGCTGATCCGCAGAGAGCTCTTGTCTCATGGGAAGTCATCGGCGCGCATTAACGGTCAGAGCGTGACCTTAACAATGCTAAGAGAAGTCGGCGAGCATCTGGTCAATATCCATGGACAGCATGAGCATCAATCGTTGCTAAGGATCGATAAACATTTGGAATGGTTGGATTTATTCGCGGCCGAAGAAATTCAACCCGAGAAATCGGTATATCGCAAGCTGTATCAGCAATATCAAGCGGTGAACAAAGAACGGCGCGAGCTGGAAGAAAAGTCGCGTCAGGGCATGCAGATGCTTGATCTGTACCGGTATCAATTGGAGGAAATCGCGGCGGCGAGATTAAAAGCGGGAGAAGATGAATCCCTTGCCGACGAAAGACGCAAGCTATCCCATGCGGAGAAATTGACCGATGCCGTTACGGAAGCTTACGACCTGTTATACGGGACCAAGGGATTAGCAGCGCTCTCGCGAGCTCTGACGAAGCTGCAGGATATCGTTAAGGTCGACCCGGCTACGCTGCAGCCGCTAGTGGAGCAATTACAGTCCGCTTATTATGGAGTGGAAGATAGCGCGTATCAACTGCGCGATTATAAAGAAGGAATCGAATTTAATCCGGCAAGACTCGCCCAAATCGAGCAGAGACTAGACCTTCTGCACGGATTGAAACGGAAATACGGCGAGACGGTCGAAGACATTTTAAGTTACCAAACCAAAATCAAAGCGGAAACCGATCAGCTCGATAATCGGGACGAACTGCTTAAGGAATTAACCGAGCAAGAAGAGGCTTTGCATAAGGAGCTCCAAACGAGCGCGGACAAATTAAGCTCGATCAGAAGATCGGCATCCAGGGATTTGTCTAAACAAATCGAGCAGGAGCTTGCTCATCTTCAAATGGAGCGTTCAGTGTTCGAGGTGAAGCTGGGGACAGCCGCCCTTACGAGTACCGGAGCGGATTCCGCCGAATTCGTTCTTTCGACCAATCCGGGAGAACCCCCTAAACCGCTAGCTAAGATCGCTTCCGGCGGAGAGATGTCCCGGGTCATGCTTGCCCTTAAAGCGATCTTCGCTAAAATCGATAAAATTCCCGTTCTTGTATTCGATGAAGTCGACACCGGAGTTAGCGGCAGAGCCGCACAGGCCATTGCGGAGAAGCTGTCTTTGCTGTCTCGCCATTGCCAGGTTTTCGCGATTACTCACTTACCGCAAGTCGCTTGCATGGCGGACCATCAATACGAAATATATAAGCAAGTGACTTCGCAAGACCGCACTCAAACTTCAGTCACGGAGCTGTCTGAAGAGCAACGCGTCGAAGAATTGGCAAGGATGTTGGGCGGGGTGGAAGTGACGGAAAAAACTCGCCATCATGCACAAGAAATGCTTACTTTGGCCGAACAACGAAAAAACGCGTAA
- the spoIVB gene encoding SpoIVB peptidase, translating into MYQKHSRKRRLGLVVVLMLCIAVCSTPFQHFAKFPNQLRLFQGQAVSLHYAMPVHAQGSLNPQVAGINGSNHASVRVDLSQPLSIQPKHSGVTNLKLKLFGKIPFKTVRLQVVPDLRVVPGGQTIGVKVKSAGIMVVGHHLVQTKTNAKVSPGEEAKLRLGDLIVEINGQACNDISKIAPIAETAGRNGSALQLLVQRGKERFKTSLNPAFDEEDKAWRLGLYIRDSAAGVGTLTFYAPDQGVYGALGHVITDMDTQSPIVVGSGEILQSSVNSISKSQNGEPGEKRANIIKGGRTLGSVERNTPFGIFGQMKELPEHAYNPEPMPVAFAEEVKEGPAQILTVVEKQKVERFNIEIVHVAKQSSPATKGMVIKITDPKLLERTGGIVQGMSGSPIIQNGKLVGAVTHVFVNDPSSGYGCFIEWMLQDAGIMLNADQATSKAV; encoded by the coding sequence TTGTACCAGAAACACTCCAGGAAACGTCGTTTAGGTCTCGTTGTCGTTCTTATGCTATGCATCGCCGTCTGCTCAACGCCTTTTCAACATTTCGCGAAGTTTCCCAATCAATTAAGGCTATTTCAAGGACAAGCGGTATCGCTCCACTATGCCATGCCTGTTCATGCCCAGGGAAGCTTGAATCCGCAAGTCGCCGGAATTAACGGAAGCAATCACGCCTCCGTGCGCGTCGATCTCAGTCAGCCTTTATCCATTCAACCGAAGCATAGCGGCGTAACGAACCTAAAGCTTAAGCTATTCGGTAAAATCCCGTTCAAAACGGTTCGTCTTCAAGTCGTGCCGGATTTGCGCGTCGTTCCTGGCGGTCAGACGATCGGGGTTAAGGTCAAATCAGCGGGAATTATGGTTGTCGGACATCATTTGGTCCAAACGAAGACGAACGCTAAAGTATCGCCCGGCGAGGAGGCCAAGTTACGTCTTGGCGATCTCATCGTCGAAATTAACGGTCAAGCCTGCAACGACATTTCCAAGATCGCTCCGATCGCCGAGACGGCCGGGCGTAACGGATCAGCTTTGCAATTGTTAGTGCAAAGGGGCAAGGAACGATTCAAGACGTCGTTGAATCCCGCATTCGACGAGGAAGACAAAGCGTGGCGTCTAGGCTTGTATATACGCGATTCCGCGGCTGGGGTCGGCACATTGACCTTCTACGCTCCGGATCAAGGCGTGTACGGCGCTTTGGGACATGTCATAACGGATATGGATACTCAATCTCCTATCGTCGTAGGAAGCGGAGAAATTCTGCAATCCAGCGTGAACTCCATTTCCAAAAGCCAGAACGGAGAACCCGGCGAGAAACGAGCGAATATCATTAAAGGGGGTCGTACGCTTGGCAGCGTGGAGCGTAATACTCCTTTCGGAATATTCGGTCAGATGAAGGAACTTCCGGAGCACGCGTATAATCCCGAGCCGATGCCCGTCGCATTCGCGGAAGAAGTGAAGGAAGGGCCGGCGCAAATCTTGACCGTCGTAGAGAAGCAGAAGGTGGAACGATTTAATATCGAGATCGTGCACGTCGCGAAGCAATCGTCTCCCGCAACCAAAGGCATGGTGATCAAAATCACGGATCCGAAGTTGTTGGAACGTACGGGCGGCATCGTGCAAGGCATGAGCGGAAGTCCGATTATTCAGAACGGCAAATTGGTCGGAGCGGTTACCCATGTGTTCGTAAACGATCCTTCTTCCGGCTATGGATGCTTCATCGAATGGATGCTTCAAGATGCGGGGATTATGCTAAATGCAGATCAAGCGACTTCTAAGGCGGTTTAA
- the spo0A gene encoding sporulation transcription factor Spo0A: MPRIEVFLADDNREFTNLLSEYIQEQDDMTVIGVAYNGEEVIRQLEETRRVPDVMILDIIMPHLDGLGVLEKLRDLNLSPMPKIIMLTAFGQENITQRAVQLGASYYILKPFDMDVLANRIRQLAGGNSVASSVTTSSSSSSNRSNIVQIGKPKNLDANITSIIHEIGVPAHIKGYQYLREAITMVYNNIEILGAITKTLYPAIAEKFKTTPSRVERAIRHAIEVAWTRGNIDSISHLFGYTINIAKSKPTNSEFIAMVADKLRIEHKVS; the protein is encoded by the coding sequence TTGCCACGTATTGAAGTGTTCCTAGCAGACGACAACCGAGAATTTACGAATTTATTATCAGAGTACATCCAAGAGCAGGATGATATGACGGTCATCGGAGTCGCGTACAACGGAGAAGAGGTCATCCGTCAACTGGAAGAAACACGTAGGGTACCGGATGTCATGATCCTCGATATTATCATGCCGCATTTGGACGGACTTGGCGTCCTGGAGAAATTGCGGGATTTAAATTTATCGCCAATGCCCAAGATTATTATGCTGACGGCTTTCGGACAGGAGAACATTACGCAACGCGCGGTGCAACTTGGCGCTTCTTACTACATACTTAAACCGTTCGATATGGATGTTCTAGCTAACCGGATTCGCCAATTAGCCGGCGGTAACTCGGTTGCCTCCTCCGTAACGACTTCATCTTCTTCAAGCAGCAATCGTTCGAACATCGTTCAGATCGGCAAGCCGAAAAATCTGGACGCCAATATCACGAGCATCATTCATGAGATCGGCGTTCCGGCGCATATTAAAGGTTATCAGTATTTGCGCGAAGCGATTACGATGGTGTACAACAACATCGAAATTCTCGGCGCGATTACGAAGACGTTATACCCGGCCATCGCCGAAAAGTTCAAAACAACGCCATCCCGCGTCGAACGCGCTATCCGCCATGCGATCGAGGTCGCTTGGACGCGCGGTAACATCGATTCGATCAGCCATCTGTTCGGCTACACGATCAACATCGCGAAATCCAAGCCGACCAATAGCGAGTTTATCGCGATGGTTGCCGATAAGCTCCGGATTGAGCATAAGGTGAGCTAG
- a CDS encoding ABC transporter permease: MALPTTPIESHKSRGTGKCRTLPNKYKLFLMAFPFLVTTFIFYYLPISGWIYAFYDFTPGIPLSDTPYVGLKWFKSIAQNPTQMEEVLRVMKNTVAMSTLGIITSVFPVAFAILLSEIRTAWFRKIVQTLTTIPNFISWILVYALAFTLFSVDNGIVNILLIKLGFIEEGINFLATNSNIWLTMIAWYWWKSLGWGAILYLAAITGIDQELYEAAEVDGASRFRKIWHITVPGIIPTFFVLLILSIGNFINNGVDQYFAFQNAMNKDSIEVLDLYVYNIAFANNFPFATAVSMLKSVISVMLLFMANSMSKIVRGESII, translated from the coding sequence ATGGCCTTACCTACCACGCCCATCGAAAGCCATAAAAGCCGCGGAACGGGCAAATGCCGAACGCTACCGAACAAATACAAGTTGTTCCTTATGGCGTTTCCTTTTCTCGTAACGACTTTTATCTTTTACTATTTGCCGATTAGCGGGTGGATCTATGCCTTCTACGATTTCACTCCCGGCATTCCGTTATCCGACACGCCTTACGTCGGCCTGAAATGGTTTAAGTCGATCGCGCAAAATCCGACCCAGATGGAAGAGGTTCTGCGCGTCATGAAGAATACGGTAGCGATGAGCACGCTTGGCATTATCACTTCCGTATTTCCCGTGGCGTTCGCGATCTTGTTATCGGAAATCCGCACGGCCTGGTTCCGCAAAATCGTTCAGACGCTAACGACGATTCCGAATTTTATTAGCTGGATTCTCGTCTACGCTTTGGCATTCACCCTCTTCTCCGTGGATAACGGGATCGTGAATATTTTGTTGATTAAGCTGGGATTCATCGAGGAAGGAATCAACTTCCTGGCTACCAACTCGAATATCTGGCTGACTATGATCGCTTGGTATTGGTGGAAATCGCTAGGTTGGGGGGCTATCCTCTATCTCGCCGCGATTACGGGAATCGACCAAGAATTATACGAAGCCGCGGAAGTGGACGGAGCGAGCCGTTTTCGGAAAATATGGCATATTACGGTGCCCGGCATCATTCCTACGTTTTTCGTTCTTCTCATTCTGTCCATCGGCAATTTCATCAACAATGGCGTCGATCAGTATTTCGCCTTCCAGAACGCGATGAACAAAGATTCGATCGAGGTGTTGGACCTGTACGTGTACAATATCGCGTTCGCCAACAACTTCCCTTTCGCGACGGCGGTCAGCATGCTGAAGTCGGTCATCAGCGTCATGCTGTTGTTCATGGCCAACTCGATGTCCAAGATCGTGCGGGGCGAATCTATCATCTAA
- a CDS encoding carbohydrate ABC transporter permease: MRKMRKTTTGGIAFQAINYTLFALFTLTCIYPFYYLFINTISSNDLSAAGYITFYPREVHFDNYMNVLKIDGLAEAAYVSIYRTVVGTLLTVGASAFLGYLFTKNEMWLRKLIYRMLIVTMYFSAGLIPWYITMNNLGLTNNYLAYVLPTIITPFNIILVKTFIEALPPSLEESAAIDGAGYLKIFGSIIVPLITPILATITIFSAVTQWNSFIDTAFLMTDTKYYTLQFLLWRYLNESTSLAALIRNSQDMAASVQHMQTPGSVRMTVTMIVVFPILIIYPFFQRFFVKGILIGAVKG; encoded by the coding sequence ATGCGGAAGATGAGGAAAACAACTACTGGCGGCATCGCTTTTCAAGCGATTAACTATACGCTGTTCGCATTATTTACGCTGACATGCATTTATCCTTTTTATTACTTATTCATCAACACGATCAGCTCCAACGATCTGAGCGCGGCAGGGTATATTACTTTCTACCCCAGAGAAGTTCATTTCGATAACTACATGAACGTGTTGAAGATCGACGGATTGGCCGAAGCGGCCTACGTCTCGATCTACAGAACGGTAGTCGGAACGCTTCTTACGGTAGGGGCATCCGCCTTCTTGGGTTACTTATTTACGAAGAACGAGATGTGGCTTCGCAAGCTGATCTATCGGATGCTGATCGTTACGATGTATTTCAGCGCGGGTTTAATCCCCTGGTACATTACGATGAACAATCTCGGCTTGACGAACAATTACTTGGCGTATGTGCTTCCGACGATCATTACCCCTTTCAATATTATACTCGTCAAAACATTCATAGAGGCGCTGCCCCCTTCCTTGGAAGAGTCGGCGGCCATCGACGGTGCGGGATACTTGAAAATATTCGGGAGCATTATTGTTCCTCTCATTACGCCGATTCTCGCGACGATTACGATATTTTCCGCAGTTACCCAATGGAATTCGTTCATCGATACTGCGTTCCTGATGACGGATACGAAATATTACACTCTGCAATTCCTGCTGTGGCGTTACTTGAACGAATCGACATCCTTGGCCGCGCTCATCCGGAACTCGCAGGATATGGCCGCCAGCGTGCAGCATATGCAAACGCCGGGTTCCGTCCGAATGACCGTCACGATGATCGTCGTATTTCCGATTCTCATTATTTATCCGTTCTTCCAACGTTTCTTCGTGAAAGGCATTCTGATCGGCGCGGTTAAAGGCTAA
- a CDS encoding extracellular solute-binding protein, with protein sequence MRLKRTLIVMLSIMIVVVMAACSKGNDNPKASESASTAPASSSASTEPSATASESESASPADTGLDHSETLKLSVFSTTANYAGPQIGWFAKAIKDKFNIELDIVASNLTGGDTKIAALMASGDLGDIVIWGDDKNNYPNAIKGGLLLDLAKDGLLDTYGKDIIGTYPKAIEKAKIAFGGGTSVYGIGNNVASNPSGPSEGKDMTWGPDLRWDLYQQVGAPEINSPSDYLPVLKQMQELEPKNAQGKKTYAFSLWSDWDGNYKMTLAKQFANMYGYDEIVDTALYTKADEDKYYDFLSEESWYMKSLKLYYDANQMGLLDPDSLTQKFDDVVAKYKDGRLLFSWFPWLGAANYNTEENKAAGKGFQTVPFKEEVMYSTGFNVYGGNGIISIGAKAKDPKRIMEFINWMYTPEGAMLSAGSGTAVPNGPKGLTWDIGADGKPFVTDFGITAYADQQNTKIPEEFGGGDYYYGANQMNFSFVVPAELNPETNEPYDHNLWESSLKRNPSKLESSWREKYGVLTAKEYFVKNNKIAVAPQGFTGKEPLVMDKTLEQKNKLIGTVIQQYSWKLVYAKNDDQYNKLKQEMLDKVKGLGYDEVMAFSVKKAEELFEARKSVK encoded by the coding sequence ATGAGATTAAAAAGAACGCTGATTGTCATGCTGTCGATCATGATCGTTGTCGTCATGGCCGCATGCAGTAAAGGAAACGACAATCCGAAGGCATCGGAATCCGCGAGTACGGCACCTGCGTCAAGCTCGGCGTCAACCGAACCGTCCGCGACGGCATCCGAGTCGGAGTCGGCTAGTCCGGCGGACACGGGACTCGATCACTCCGAGACGCTCAAGCTGTCCGTGTTCTCGACTACGGCGAACTACGCTGGACCGCAGATAGGTTGGTTCGCGAAAGCGATCAAAGACAAATTCAACATCGAGCTGGATATCGTAGCTTCCAACCTTACAGGCGGCGATACGAAGATCGCGGCGTTGATGGCTTCCGGCGATCTGGGAGATATCGTTATCTGGGGCGATGACAAGAATAATTACCCTAACGCGATCAAGGGCGGTTTACTGCTCGATCTCGCGAAGGATGGGCTTCTCGATACTTACGGCAAGGACATTATCGGAACGTATCCGAAAGCGATCGAGAAAGCGAAGATCGCTTTCGGCGGAGGCACTTCCGTCTATGGGATTGGCAACAACGTTGCCAGCAATCCGAGCGGTCCGTCCGAAGGGAAAGACATGACGTGGGGACCGGATCTACGCTGGGACTTGTACCAACAAGTAGGCGCGCCCGAGATTAACAGTCCATCGGATTATCTTCCCGTCTTGAAGCAGATGCAAGAGCTTGAGCCTAAGAACGCGCAAGGCAAGAAAACGTACGCGTTCTCGCTCTGGTCCGACTGGGACGGCAACTACAAGATGACGCTAGCGAAGCAATTTGCCAACATGTACGGTTATGACGAGATTGTCGATACCGCATTGTACACGAAGGCGGACGAGGATAAATACTACGACTTCCTCTCGGAGGAAAGCTGGTACATGAAATCCTTGAAGCTCTATTACGACGCGAATCAGATGGGCTTGCTCGATCCGGATTCCTTGACCCAGAAATTCGATGACGTCGTAGCCAAATACAAAGACGGTCGTTTGTTGTTCTCTTGGTTCCCGTGGCTCGGAGCCGCGAACTACAATACCGAAGAAAACAAAGCGGCGGGTAAAGGTTTCCAAACCGTTCCGTTCAAGGAAGAAGTAATGTATTCCACCGGATTTAACGTTTACGGCGGTAACGGGATTATCTCCATCGGCGCTAAAGCGAAGGATCCTAAACGGATCATGGAATTCATCAACTGGATGTACACGCCGGAAGGCGCGATGTTATCGGCCGGTAGCGGCACCGCGGTTCCGAACGGTCCTAAAGGATTAACTTGGGACATCGGCGCGGACGGCAAACCGTTCGTAACGGATTTCGGAATTACGGCGTACGCGGATCAACAGAACACGAAAATCCCCGAGGAATTCGGCGGCGGAGATTACTATTACGGCGCGAATCAAATGAACTTCTCCTTCGTCGTACCGGCCGAGCTGAATCCGGAGACGAACGAGCCTTACGATCACAACCTGTGGGAATCGTCGCTCAAACGGAATCCCAGCAAGTTGGAAAGCAGTTGGCGCGAGAAGTACGGCGTGCTGACAGCCAAGGAGTATTTCGTCAAGAACAACAAAATCGCGGTTGCCCCGCAAGGCTTTACGGGTAAAGAGCCGCTCGTCATGGATAAGACGCTGGAACAGAAAAACAAATTGATCGGCACCGTCATTCAGCAGTACTCATGGAAATTGGTATACGCGAAAAACGACGACCAATATAACAAGCTGAAGCAGGAAATGCTCGATAAAGTGAAGGGCTTAGGCTACGACGAGGTTATGGCGTTCTCAGTTAAGAAAGCGGAAGAACTGTTCGAAGCTCGCAAAAGCGTAAAATAA
- a CDS encoding sensor histidine kinase encodes MINQLEWRNRFATRSLRRTLVVYLMIGCLLPLLLVCVLTYSSIYSILTGKIQSGISASLQQEAASLENTINNLDFASKQFALDGQIVQEVSSFLQEKQIYKKSQIMASINEKMNLVNFTNPYLGLTAYLIPGNSEQILFTNLSIDPGFDSGKLPTFMTYNGAKYFGPHKTMYKDGSNIVFSGLRVVRVTGDQEVYIYLETNYNLFRKILSQQSYGMKVNHLLVNEQGQITYMEDNDVPEGIQTLSWDHSSSDHREYKGYHLFRYESPQGWQLITAVKKSTFNSEIYAWIAKMIILAMSTLLFAGLLAYLIWRQVYRPLRKVNVEIVRMAENRMNPVSFTNVEEFDLLLNNFQNMKTQVNDLIDAVAHNEKQKSQFEIEKLLSQINPHFLHNTLNTVQWLARLNGQKEIDRLVTLLVKVLHYNLGKQSLIVTIGEEIEALHHYMELQRIRYDYEFEFHVDVDDSAVYVAVPRFLLQPIVENAIYHGVSERNGRVAITIRSLGEDHVTLRVEDNGEGMEPEAIEKLLDDDEGSKRRGLGIGLSYVNRMLKTFYGDKVRFTIESEPGAGTKVSIVIPRKRKEEFDD; translated from the coding sequence ATGATCAATCAACTCGAATGGCGGAATCGATTCGCGACCCGATCCTTAAGGAGAACGCTAGTCGTCTATTTGATGATCGGATGCTTATTGCCTCTGCTCTTGGTGTGCGTTCTTACCTATTCTTCCATCTATTCCATCCTCACCGGGAAGATCCAAAGCGGGATAAGCGCGAGTTTGCAACAAGAGGCTGCCAGTCTCGAGAACACGATTAATAACTTGGACTTCGCTTCCAAGCAGTTTGCATTGGACGGGCAAATCGTTCAGGAGGTTTCTTCGTTCCTGCAAGAAAAACAAATTTATAAGAAATCCCAAATCATGGCTTCTATTAACGAGAAGATGAATCTCGTTAATTTTACGAATCCTTATCTCGGGTTAACGGCTTATCTTATTCCGGGCAACTCCGAACAGATCTTATTTACCAACCTTAGCATCGATCCCGGCTTCGACAGCGGCAAGCTGCCGACTTTCATGACGTACAACGGAGCGAAATATTTCGGCCCGCATAAGACGATGTACAAGGACGGCTCCAACATCGTGTTCTCGGGTCTTAGAGTCGTACGCGTGACGGGGGATCAAGAGGTCTATATTTATTTGGAGACGAACTACAATTTATTCCGCAAAATATTGAGTCAGCAATCGTACGGCATGAAGGTAAACCACTTGCTAGTCAACGAGCAGGGACAAATCACTTATATGGAAGACAATGACGTTCCGGAAGGGATTCAGACGTTATCGTGGGATCACTCCTCAAGCGATCATAGGGAATACAAAGGATATCATTTGTTCCGTTACGAGAGTCCCCAAGGCTGGCAATTGATTACGGCCGTGAAGAAATCGACTTTTAACAGCGAGATCTATGCATGGATCGCGAAAATGATTATTTTGGCGATGTCCACGCTACTCTTCGCGGGATTGTTAGCTTATTTGATCTGGAGGCAGGTCTATAGGCCGCTTCGCAAAGTGAACGTGGAAATCGTAAGAATGGCCGAAAACCGCATGAATCCTGTGTCCTTCACGAATGTCGAAGAATTCGATCTCCTCTTGAACAATTTCCAGAACATGAAAACCCAAGTCAACGATCTGATCGATGCCGTCGCGCATAACGAGAAGCAGAAGAGCCAGTTCGAAATCGAGAAGCTGCTGAGCCAGATCAATCCCCATTTTCTCCACAATACGCTGAATACCGTCCAATGGCTCGCGCGTCTGAACGGCCAGAAGGAAATCGATAGATTAGTAACTTTGCTCGTGAAAGTGCTGCACTATAATTTGGGTAAACAAAGCCTGATCGTCACGATCGGCGAAGAAATCGAAGCTCTGCATCATTACATGGAGCTCCAGAGAATTCGGTACGATTATGAGTTCGAATTCCATGTAGACGTCGATGACAGCGCGGTTTACGTAGCCGTTCCAAGATTCTTGCTTCAACCGATCGTGGAAAATGCCATCTATCACGGAGTTAGCGAGAGAAACGGGAGAGTCGCGATTACGATCCGTTCACTCGGAGAGGACCATGTTACGCTGCGCGTCGAAGATAACGGAGAGGGCATGGAACCCGAGGCGATCGAGAAGCTGCTTGACGACGACGAAGGGTCTAAGCGTCGGGGATTAGGTATCGGTCTCTCCTACGTGAATCGAATGTTGAAAACGTTCTACGGAGACAAGGTCCGGTTTACGATCGAAA